The proteins below come from a single Kitasatospora sp. NBC_00315 genomic window:
- a CDS encoding STAS domain-containing protein: MHPLTITTRDAATGPVLEIIGDLDHHTAPDLRKTVGALTLTTGRQLVLDLARLDFCDSSGITAMLAARNLATEHGAHLTLAAVPPNAARILNIVGLDRVFTIHPDVATATLPLPATPHAENTAPSAGRHPSH, encoded by the coding sequence ATGCATCCGCTGACGATCACCACCCGAGACGCCGCGACCGGTCCCGTACTGGAGATCATCGGCGACCTTGACCACCACACCGCACCCGACCTGCGCAAAACCGTCGGTGCGCTCACCCTCACCACCGGCCGACAACTGGTCCTGGACCTGGCCCGACTGGACTTCTGCGACTCCAGCGGCATCACAGCCATGCTGGCCGCCCGCAACCTCGCCACCGAACACGGCGCCCACCTCACCCTGGCCGCCGTCCCCCCGAACGCCGCCCGCATCCTCAACATCGTCGGCCTGGACCGGGTCTTCACCATCCACCCCGACGTCGCCACCGCCACACTGCCCCTGCCCGCCACACCCCACGCCGAGAACACCGCACCCAGCGCCGGCCGGCACCCGAGCCACTGA
- a CDS encoding SpoIIE family protein phosphatase, whose product MMCRTGQDPGEPDGIEDLAAADAAFTALLEDSAEELYEQAPCGYLSTLMDGTIAKINTTLLDWLGLSREQVVGRMRFTDLLTVGGKLYHETHFAPLLRMTGEINEIALAIKATGGRRLPVLVTSRVKTSADGEPMLIRTTVFDARDRRSYETELLRARQGAEEAREAAEEARRRAEADRERLQEALEVLQQSLLPSTLPAVPGLEAASYYHTASPDLLGGDFYDLFPLNGTRWAFFLGDVCGKGPKAAAVTSLTRHTLRAAALHDSDPVTVLTTLNTVLNERYTSGDTRYCTAVFGVLHPQGDTCTVQVASGGHPSVLIQRADGTAEFLPTPGGMLIGVLPQAQFTPARTVLHPGDTLLLYTDGLTEARIGPERELYGEDALRTFTTTQNPAGPQALVTALTELLAGFGQGLDDDTALLALGIPSPPTNTASEDRTCIR is encoded by the coding sequence GTGATGTGCCGCACCGGCCAGGACCCCGGCGAGCCCGACGGCATCGAGGACCTGGCCGCGGCCGACGCCGCGTTCACCGCGCTGCTCGAGGACAGCGCCGAGGAACTGTACGAACAGGCACCCTGCGGCTACCTGTCCACCCTGATGGACGGCACCATCGCCAAGATCAACACCACCCTGCTGGACTGGCTCGGCCTCTCCCGCGAACAGGTCGTGGGCCGGATGCGGTTCACCGACCTGCTGACCGTCGGCGGCAAGCTTTACCACGAGACGCACTTCGCGCCACTGCTGCGCATGACCGGCGAGATCAACGAAATCGCCCTGGCCATCAAAGCCACCGGCGGCCGCAGGCTACCGGTACTGGTCACCTCCCGAGTGAAGACCAGCGCCGACGGCGAGCCCATGCTGATCCGCACCACCGTCTTCGACGCCCGCGACCGCCGCTCCTACGAGACCGAGCTGCTACGCGCCCGCCAGGGCGCCGAAGAGGCCCGCGAAGCGGCGGAGGAAGCGCGTCGGCGCGCCGAGGCCGACCGCGAACGCCTGCAGGAAGCCCTGGAGGTACTGCAGCAGAGCCTGCTCCCCTCCACCCTGCCCGCAGTACCGGGGCTGGAAGCCGCCTCCTACTACCACACCGCCTCCCCGGACCTGCTCGGCGGAGACTTCTACGACCTGTTCCCGCTGAACGGCACCCGGTGGGCGTTCTTCCTCGGTGACGTGTGCGGCAAGGGCCCCAAAGCCGCCGCCGTGACCTCCCTGACCCGCCACACCCTGCGCGCGGCCGCCCTGCACGACTCCGACCCCGTCACGGTGCTCACCACACTCAACACCGTCCTGAACGAGCGGTACACCAGCGGCGACACCCGCTACTGCACCGCCGTCTTCGGCGTCCTGCATCCCCAGGGCGACACCTGCACGGTGCAGGTCGCCTCCGGCGGCCACCCCTCGGTGCTGATCCAGCGCGCCGACGGCACCGCCGAGTTCCTGCCCACCCCCGGCGGCATGCTCATCGGCGTCCTGCCGCAGGCGCAGTTCACACCCGCCCGCACCGTCCTCCACCCCGGAGACACCCTGCTGCTCTACACCGACGGCCTGACCGAAGCCCGCATCGGCCCCGAGCGGGAGCTGTACGGCGAGGACGCCCTGCGCACCTTCACCACCACCCAGAACCCGGCCGGCCCCCAGGCCCTCGTCACGGCCCTGACCGAACTTCTCGCCGGCTTCGGCCAAGGCCTCGACGACGACACCGCCCTGCTCGCCCTCGGCATCCCCTCTCCCCCGACCAACACTGCGAGTGAAGACCGGACATGCATCCGCTGA
- a CDS encoding TspO/MBR family protein — protein sequence MTATAIIGGRAVDADSAWYRSLAKPPWQPPGWAFGAVWTPLYASIAWAGGRALLKTHGQERRALTASLGVNLTLNTAWNWLFFHGRSPTAGAAGTLVLDLSNTDLIRRTAHADRTAATALIPYAAWSAFATALNIDIARRDRTNRR from the coding sequence GTGACGGCGACAGCGATCATCGGTGGGCGGGCAGTGGATGCCGACAGCGCCTGGTACCGGTCCTTGGCCAAGCCGCCGTGGCAGCCTCCCGGCTGGGCGTTCGGCGCGGTATGGACCCCGCTGTACGCGTCGATCGCCTGGGCCGGCGGCCGGGCCCTGCTCAAAACGCACGGCCAGGAGCGCCGAGCCCTCACTGCAAGCCTCGGCGTCAACCTCACCCTGAACACCGCGTGGAACTGGCTCTTCTTCCACGGCCGCAGCCCGACGGCCGGCGCGGCAGGCACCCTCGTACTGGACCTCAGCAACACCGACCTCATCCGACGCACCGCCCACGCCGACCGAACAGCAGCCACCGCCCTGATCCCGTACGCCGCATGGTCCGCCTTCGCAACCGCCCTCAACATCGACATCGCCCGCCGCGACCGCACGAACAGGCGGTGA
- a CDS encoding hemerythrin domain-containing protein, translated as MSTDAIVLLKEDHKEVRRLFRAFEATGDDAKAQKADLVSKIVEALTVHTYIENEVMYPEVRKLVPDLESDILESYEEHHVADVLCAELDALGPDDERFDAKTTVLIESVGHHIEEEEGDWFPKVRAALGRKELQEIGARMLEVRATAPKRPQQPSSLKKAADALLA; from the coding sequence ATGTCAACCGACGCCATCGTCCTTCTCAAGGAGGACCACAAGGAGGTACGTCGGCTTTTCCGGGCCTTCGAAGCCACCGGTGACGATGCGAAGGCACAGAAGGCCGACCTGGTCAGCAAGATCGTGGAGGCGCTGACGGTCCACACCTACATCGAGAACGAGGTCATGTACCCCGAGGTCCGCAAGCTCGTCCCGGACCTCGAAAGCGACATCCTGGAGTCCTACGAGGAACATCACGTCGCGGACGTGCTCTGTGCGGAACTCGACGCCCTCGGACCCGATGACGAACGCTTCGACGCCAAGACCACCGTCCTCATCGAGTCGGTCGGCCACCACATCGAAGAGGAGGAAGGCGACTGGTTCCCCAAAGTCCGGGCCGCCCTCGGACGCAAGGAGCTTCAGGAGATCGGCGCCCGAATGCTCGAAGTCCGCGCCACCGCGCCCAAACGGCCCCAGCAGCCCAGCTCACTCAAGAAGGCCGCCGACGCCCTCCTCGCATAA
- a CDS encoding aldo/keto reductase — MSLTLDTYRLLGRSGLRVSSLALGAATFGTEWGWGTGQDEARELFDLYVERGGNFIDTANTYTDGSSERLLGEFTRDNRESLVLATKYTTLRRPGDPNSGGPHRKSLFASVEASLRQLNTDYIDLLYLHVWDFTTPVEEILRGLDDLVRQGKVLYVAISNTPAWQVSHMQAIAELRGWSPLVALQIEYNLIERTGERDLIPMAREMGLGVVPYSPLAGGVLTGKYSRDDLTATNTAVGDGTRKHFNIANGGLTERNLDIADVVKEVATELGRTTAQVGLAWTLQNPDVTAPLIGARTLAQLEDNLGALDVDFTASQLARLDKASAIELGFPHDMLAGDRMRAVTHGDLKIEPRGAVKARNVR; from the coding sequence ATGTCGCTCACCCTCGACACCTACCGGTTGCTGGGCCGCTCCGGACTGCGGGTCTCTTCGCTGGCGCTGGGCGCGGCGACCTTCGGCACCGAGTGGGGCTGGGGCACCGGGCAGGACGAGGCGCGTGAGCTGTTCGACCTCTACGTCGAACGCGGTGGAAACTTCATCGACACCGCCAACACCTACACCGATGGCAGCTCCGAGCGCCTGCTGGGCGAATTCACCCGCGACAACCGCGAAAGCCTGGTGCTGGCAACGAAATACACCACGCTGCGTCGTCCCGGCGACCCGAATTCCGGGGGCCCTCATCGTAAGAGCCTGTTCGCGTCAGTGGAAGCCAGTCTGCGGCAGCTGAATACGGACTACATCGATCTGCTCTACCTTCACGTGTGGGATTTCACGACACCGGTTGAAGAGATCCTGCGCGGCCTGGACGATCTGGTCCGGCAGGGCAAGGTCCTGTACGTGGCAATCTCCAACACCCCCGCCTGGCAGGTGTCGCACATGCAGGCGATCGCCGAGCTGCGCGGCTGGTCGCCGCTGGTCGCCCTGCAGATCGAATACAACCTGATCGAGCGTACCGGGGAACGTGACCTGATCCCCATGGCACGCGAGATGGGGTTGGGCGTGGTGCCGTACTCGCCACTGGCCGGCGGGGTGCTCACCGGCAAGTACAGCCGCGACGACCTGACCGCGACGAACACTGCCGTCGGCGACGGCACCCGTAAACATTTCAACATCGCCAACGGCGGGCTCACCGAACGCAACCTGGACATCGCTGATGTCGTGAAGGAGGTCGCCACGGAGCTGGGCCGCACAACCGCCCAGGTCGGGCTGGCCTGGACCCTGCAGAACCCGGACGTGACGGCACCGCTCATCGGCGCCCGCACCCTCGCGCAACTGGAGGACAATCTGGGCGCCCTGGATGTCGACTTCACGGCCTCCCAGCTGGCCCGGCTCGACAAGGCCAGCGCGATCGAACTCGGCTTCCCGCATGACATGCTCGCCGGCGACAGGATGCGCGCGGTGACCCACGGCGACCTGAAGATCGAACCCCGCGGCGCCGTCAAGGCGCGGAACGTAAGGTGA
- a CDS encoding Hsp20/alpha crystallin family protein encodes MLMRTDPFRELDSLTQQFLARSGTWSTPAPMPLDAYRTGDDYVIAFDLPGVDPSAIDIDVERNMLTVKAERRPRPEAEGARMELSERPLGVFSRQVMLSDTLDPEGISADYDAGVLTLRIPVAEKAKPRKISITARSTDRKQIRA; translated from the coding sequence ATGTTGATGCGCACCGATCCCTTCCGCGAGCTGGACAGTCTCACTCAGCAGTTCCTCGCCCGGAGCGGGACGTGGAGCACACCGGCCCCGATGCCGCTGGACGCGTACCGGACCGGCGACGACTACGTCATCGCGTTCGACCTGCCCGGGGTGGACCCGTCGGCGATCGACATCGACGTCGAGCGGAACATGCTGACCGTCAAGGCCGAGCGGCGTCCGCGCCCGGAGGCCGAGGGGGCGCGCATGGAACTCTCGGAGCGACCGCTGGGCGTGTTCTCCCGCCAGGTGATGCTCTCCGACACGCTCGACCCCGAGGGCATCAGCGCCGACTACGACGCGGGCGTACTGACCCTGCGCATCCCCGTAGCGGAGAAGGCCAAGCCCCGCAAGATCTCCATCACCGCCCGAAGCACGGATCGCAAGCAGATCCGCGCCTGA
- a CDS encoding helix-turn-helix transcriptional regulator: MNTTQELAAFLRTRRERLDPRDFNLPARQRARRTPGLRREEVAELAGVSIDYIVRLEQARGLRPSANVVEALARALRLAPDERAYLFNLAQQRPRNAAKPATTAAPSLARLVTDLSPLPAMLMNHRYDILAWNAEMARLLMDFDTLPPSQRNAMWLCLLHPEMREFYVDRERVAREGIAHLRAAWAAHPEDQALTDLIIECTSHNEEFARLWAERDVKVNGPGHKEMRHPGAGVIAVYFEVLVPLQDPDQRLMIGRAADGESQSALDRLCAR; the protein is encoded by the coding sequence GTGAACACGACACAGGAGCTGGCCGCGTTCCTTCGGACCCGGCGCGAACGCCTGGATCCGCGCGACTTCAATCTGCCGGCGCGCCAGCGGGCCCGGCGGACCCCGGGATTGCGTCGCGAAGAGGTCGCCGAACTGGCCGGGGTCAGCATCGACTACATCGTGCGGCTGGAACAGGCCCGGGGGCTGCGGCCCTCAGCGAACGTGGTGGAGGCACTGGCACGGGCGCTGCGCCTGGCCCCGGACGAACGCGCCTACCTCTTCAACCTGGCCCAGCAGCGCCCCCGCAACGCCGCCAAACCCGCCACCACTGCGGCGCCGTCGCTGGCCCGGCTGGTCACCGACCTGTCGCCGCTGCCGGCCATGCTGATGAACCACCGCTACGACATCCTGGCCTGGAACGCCGAAATGGCCAGGCTGCTGATGGACTTCGACACCCTGCCGCCGTCGCAGCGCAATGCGATGTGGCTGTGCCTGCTGCATCCGGAAATGCGCGAGTTCTATGTCGACCGCGAGCGCGTCGCGCGGGAGGGGATCGCCCACCTGCGCGCAGCGTGGGCCGCGCACCCGGAGGACCAGGCGTTGACCGACCTCATCATCGAATGCACCAGCCATAACGAGGAATTCGCGCGATTGTGGGCCGAGCGAGACGTGAAGGTCAACGGCCCCGGACACAAGGAGATGCGGCATCCGGGCGCCGGGGTGATCGCCGTGTACTTCGAAGTGCTTGTGCCACTCCAAGATCCGGACCAGCGGTTGATGATCGGCCGCGCGGCGGACGGTGAGAGCCAGTCGGCATTGGACCGGTTGTGCGCACGGTGA
- a CDS encoding alpha/beta fold hydrolase, whose amino-acid sequence MDVMRRNNVKVTGRADGPVVVLAHGFGCDQNMWRLIVPALSRDHRVVLFDYVGSGRSDASAWNEARYSSLQGYARDVLEVCEELDLRDAVFVGHSVSAMVGVLAAASAPQRLSRLVMVAPSPCYIDEDGYRGGFSAEDIDELLESLESNYLGWSAAMAPVIMGNADRPELGEELTASFCATDPAMARVFARTTFLSDSREDLKTVGVPTLVLECAQDVIAPREVGAYVHAAIPASRLVTLDATGHCPQLSAPEATAQAIIGFVGAAR is encoded by the coding sequence ATGGATGTCATGCGCAGGAACAACGTCAAGGTGACCGGGCGTGCTGACGGACCGGTCGTGGTACTTGCGCACGGGTTCGGCTGCGATCAGAACATGTGGAGGCTGATCGTTCCGGCGCTTTCCCGTGATCACCGCGTGGTGCTGTTCGACTACGTGGGCTCCGGCCGATCCGACGCCTCGGCGTGGAACGAGGCCCGCTACAGCTCGCTCCAGGGCTACGCCCGCGACGTGCTGGAGGTCTGTGAGGAGCTGGACCTGCGGGACGCGGTCTTCGTGGGCCACTCGGTCAGCGCCATGGTGGGAGTGCTCGCCGCGGCGTCCGCCCCGCAGCGGCTCTCCCGGCTGGTGATGGTCGCCCCGTCCCCCTGCTACATCGACGAGGACGGCTACCGGGGCGGCTTCAGCGCCGAGGACATCGATGAGCTGCTGGAGTCGCTGGAGTCGAACTATCTGGGCTGGTCGGCGGCGATGGCTCCGGTGATCATGGGCAACGCGGACCGGCCGGAGCTCGGCGAGGAGCTGACCGCCTCGTTCTGCGCCACCGACCCCGCCATGGCCCGGGTCTTCGCCCGTACCACGTTCCTGTCCGACAGCCGTGAGGATCTCAAGACGGTTGGGGTGCCGACGCTGGTGCTGGAGTGCGCGCAGGACGTGATCGCCCCACGCGAGGTCGGCGCCTATGTCCACGCCGCGATCCCCGCAAGCCGCCTGGTGACCCTGGACGCCACCGGGCACTGCCCGCAGCTGAGCGCACCGGAAGCCACCGCGCAGGCGATCATCGGCTTCGTCGGCGCCGCCCGGTGA
- a CDS encoding TetR/AcrR family transcriptional regulator, translated as MTLRNAAATRQRILEHAQRQFAQHGYAAITVKGVADAACVSPNLITRYFGGKDGLFLAATRVELPVSDSFDGDRSALGSRLAASIVQRWFGGPGEDPLLVLQRASGERPEAAEALAAFLDANSLEPLHRYLRDSGLDDGEARSRAAAIDAFVLGVSTRRRVLRSELGDPADLQAWLSATIQHLADR; from the coding sequence ATGACTTTGCGCAATGCGGCCGCCACCAGGCAGCGGATCCTGGAGCACGCTCAACGCCAGTTCGCCCAGCACGGGTACGCGGCGATCACGGTCAAAGGCGTGGCCGACGCGGCCTGTGTGTCGCCCAACCTGATCACGCGCTATTTCGGCGGCAAGGACGGCCTCTTCCTGGCGGCGACCCGGGTGGAGCTTCCGGTCTCGGACTCCTTCGACGGCGACCGGTCCGCGCTGGGGTCGCGCCTCGCGGCGAGCATTGTCCAGCGTTGGTTCGGTGGACCCGGGGAGGATCCGCTGCTCGTGCTGCAACGCGCGTCCGGCGAGCGCCCGGAGGCAGCGGAGGCGCTGGCCGCATTCCTCGACGCGAACTCGCTGGAGCCACTGCACCGCTACCTGCGTGACAGCGGCCTGGACGACGGGGAGGCCCGCAGCCGAGCCGCCGCGATCGACGCCTTCGTGCTCGGCGTCTCGACCCGCCGCCGGGTCCTGCGTTCCGAACTCGGCGACCCCGCCGATCTCCAGGCCTGGCTGAGCGCCACCATTCAACACCTCGCCGACAGGTGA
- a CDS encoding Hsp20/alpha crystallin family protein, whose protein sequence is MLMRTDPYRDFDRLAQQLLGTPAKPAGMPLTAFRDGQSFVLCLDLPGIDPASIDLDVERNVLTVRAQRRGGLPEGAQVLADERTLGTFTRQVFLGDALDTDRIEADYDQGVLTVQIPVTEKAKPRKIQITGRTRSGAPAAVRPPQEPQPTGVDSRREAINA, encoded by the coding sequence GTGCTGATGCGTACCGACCCCTACCGCGACTTCGACCGTCTCGCGCAGCAGCTGCTCGGTACCCCGGCGAAGCCGGCCGGCATGCCGCTGACCGCCTTCCGCGACGGCCAGAGCTTCGTCCTGTGCCTGGACCTGCCGGGCATCGACCCGGCGTCCATCGACCTGGACGTTGAGCGCAACGTGCTGACCGTCCGTGCACAGCGCCGGGGCGGGCTGCCGGAGGGTGCGCAGGTGCTGGCCGACGAGCGCACCCTGGGGACGTTCACCCGGCAGGTGTTCCTGGGCGATGCGCTGGACACCGACCGTATCGAGGCCGACTACGACCAGGGCGTGCTCACCGTGCAGATCCCGGTGACGGAGAAGGCCAAGCCCCGCAAGATCCAGATCACAGGCCGCACCCGGAGCGGCGCCCCCGCCGCCGTGCGGCCCCCGCAGGAGCCCCAACCGACCGGAGTCGACTCCCGGCGCGAGGCGATCAACGCCTGA
- a CDS encoding DUF2267 domain-containing protein, which translates to MTLRCEAFLAQVQERGEYSTTHEAEQAARVVLALLGAHIAGHDRAELAARLPETFALVLLNPLQAAQPLDAERFVRATAAWIPGASETTATWDIGAVLSVVADAAGDDLTTRILLQLPPGYDLLFGRPDPSERSPQP; encoded by the coding sequence ATGACCCTTAGATGCGAGGCGTTCCTGGCGCAGGTCCAGGAACGCGGTGAATACTCCACGACTCACGAGGCGGAGCAGGCCGCCCGTGTCGTCCTGGCCCTGCTCGGTGCCCACATCGCCGGCCACGACCGGGCCGAACTCGCCGCCCGCCTGCCCGAGACGTTCGCCCTGGTCCTCCTCAACCCCCTGCAGGCCGCCCAACCGCTCGACGCCGAGCGGTTCGTACGGGCCACCGCCGCCTGGATCCCCGGCGCGAGCGAGACCACCGCCACCTGGGACATCGGCGCCGTCCTCAGCGTCGTGGCGGACGCCGCCGGCGACGACCTCACCACACGAATCCTGCTCCAACTCCCCCCGGGCTACGACCTCCTCTTCGGCCGCCCCGACCCCTCGGAAAGGTCACCCCAGCCATGA
- a CDS encoding DUF2267 domain-containing protein: MTRHDELLDHIRSLGRYEDARQAETVLTAVLTVLAAQLADDERRHLATALPPEARTPLTHHIPHTQPLTAPGFVEAVATHLATTTPTARWHTSTALTALTALADLTGPGPTDRLLAALPNGYALLFGRAQLATAA, translated from the coding sequence ATGACCCGCCACGACGAACTCCTCGACCACATCCGCTCCCTCGGCCGCTACGAGGACGCGCGGCAGGCCGAAACCGTCCTGACCGCCGTCCTGACCGTCCTCGCCGCCCAACTCGCCGACGACGAACGCCGCCACCTCGCCACCGCACTGCCCCCCGAAGCCCGCACCCCCCTGACCCACCACATCCCCCACACCCAGCCCCTCACCGCACCCGGCTTCGTCGAAGCCGTCGCCACCCACCTCGCCACCACCACCCCCACCGCCCGCTGGCACACCTCCACCGCCCTCACCGCCCTCACCGCCCTCGCCGACCTGACCGGCCCCGGCCCCACCGACCGCCTCCTCGCCGCACTACCCAACGGCTACGCACTCCTGTTCGGCCGCGCCCAACTCGCCACCGCCGCCTGA
- a CDS encoding transcriptional regulator → MYLYDLARAAGPAPGARARQREVRPTVRPSVARIVEGMPELPAYVMNNRLDTLAANPLGRALYAPMYDDPTCRANVARFAFFNPAARRFYPDWERMARFAVGALRIEAGRNPYDREVSNLVGELSTRSDVFRVMWGSHDVHVFRQSTKRLNHPLVGHLELDQETMSLPDGSGLSVVVYSAPPGTATEDGLKLLAGWSATTGQEREEQSTSGPSTRQP, encoded by the coding sequence ATGTACCTGTACGACCTCGCCCGCGCCGCAGGACCGGCACCCGGCGCGCGGGCACGGCAGCGGGAGGTCCGACCGACGGTGCGGCCGAGCGTGGCCCGGATCGTCGAAGGAATGCCGGAGCTGCCGGCGTACGTGATGAACAATCGCCTCGACACGCTGGCCGCCAACCCGCTCGGCCGGGCCCTGTACGCGCCGATGTACGACGACCCGACCTGCCGGGCGAACGTCGCCCGGTTCGCGTTCTTCAACCCCGCGGCCAGGCGGTTCTACCCCGACTGGGAGCGCATGGCCCGCTTCGCGGTGGGCGCGCTGCGCATCGAGGCGGGGAGGAACCCCTACGACCGGGAAGTGTCGAACCTGGTCGGCGAACTGTCCACCCGCAGCGATGTCTTCCGCGTGATGTGGGGATCCCACGACGTGCATGTCTTCCGCCAGAGCACCAAACGCCTCAACCATCCGCTCGTCGGCCACCTGGAACTCGACCAGGAGACCATGAGCCTGCCGGACGGAAGCGGCCTGAGCGTGGTCGTCTACAGCGCGCCACCCGGAACCGCCACCGAAGACGGCTTGAAGCTGCTCGCCGGCTGGTCCGCCACGACCGGACAGGAGCGGGAAGAGCAATCCACGAGCGGACCGTCGACCCGGCAGCCCTGA
- a CDS encoding epoxide hydrolase family protein, with the protein MMDELRERIRRTRRVTTPWSDDGTHGISSTRLDELLERWVDGYDWSVHERRIRELPWVTVQAGDTGLRVIHQRSANPNAPVVVLLHGWPDSVLRFERVLPLLADMHVVVPALPGFPFAAPLTTPGVSVNRIADIVADALDELGYSRYTVSGGDVGGTVAEILAAEHPDRVTALHLTNIAPLRALTADPAKLAPDAAAYLRRSAQWFRSEGGYIAEQSTRPNTLAVALGDSPAGLMAWIVEKLESWSDESAFTPDELLTWVTAYWVTGTIATSFATYVEPATLPDRIDTPTVLSVFPRDLKPEPRSYAEAFLNLHDYVEHPSGGHFAAWEQPGAYADDVRRAAKLGG; encoded by the coding sequence ATGATGGACGAACTGCGAGAGCGGATCCGGCGGACGCGGCGTGTCACGACCCCGTGGAGTGACGACGGGACGCACGGCATCAGCAGTACCCGCCTCGACGAACTGCTCGAACGCTGGGTGGACGGGTACGACTGGAGCGTGCACGAGCGCCGTATCAGGGAGCTCCCCTGGGTGACGGTGCAGGCAGGCGACACCGGCCTCCGGGTGATCCACCAGCGGTCCGCGAATCCCAACGCCCCTGTGGTCGTACTACTGCACGGCTGGCCGGACTCGGTGCTGCGGTTCGAGCGCGTCCTGCCCCTGCTCGCGGACATGCACGTGGTGGTTCCCGCGCTGCCGGGCTTCCCCTTCGCAGCCCCGCTCACCACTCCCGGCGTCTCGGTCAACAGGATCGCCGATATCGTCGCGGACGCTCTCGACGAGCTCGGCTACTCGCGGTACACGGTGTCCGGCGGCGACGTGGGTGGCACCGTCGCGGAAATCCTCGCGGCCGAACACCCGGACCGGGTGACTGCCCTGCACCTCACGAACATCGCCCCGCTGCGCGCGCTCACGGCGGACCCGGCGAAGCTCGCCCCCGACGCGGCCGCCTACCTCCGCCGGTCGGCGCAGTGGTTCCGAAGCGAAGGAGGGTACATCGCGGAGCAGTCGACGCGGCCGAACACGCTCGCCGTCGCCCTCGGCGACTCACCAGCCGGCCTCATGGCATGGATCGTCGAGAAACTGGAGTCCTGGTCCGACGAGTCGGCCTTCACTCCGGACGAGCTTCTCACCTGGGTCACCGCCTACTGGGTCACCGGCACGATCGCCACCTCATTCGCCACCTACGTCGAACCGGCCACCCTTCCTGACCGGATCGACACGCCGACCGTGCTCTCCGTGTTCCCACGCGACCTGAAACCGGAGCCGCGAAGCTACGCTGAGGCGTTCCTCAACCTCCACGACTACGTGGAACACCCTTCCGGCGGCCACTTCGCAGCCTGGGAACAGCCCGGGGCCTACGCCGACGACGTACGCCGTGCGGCCAAGCTGGGCGGCTGA
- a CDS encoding STAS domain-containing protein, with the protein MPTTEPAFSVTLRTGPTGPILEAAGELDLDGAPHLHTALRRALTTSPASPILVIDLAAVTFCDSCGLNALLRARIEAERRGAAVRLARPSRTLVRLLQITGADRVFPVDHDVPAEAPPGTARLPPATGPAFAGDRGGG; encoded by the coding sequence ATGCCCACCACCGAACCCGCATTCTCGGTCACCCTCCGCACCGGCCCCACCGGGCCGATCCTGGAAGCCGCCGGCGAACTCGACCTCGACGGCGCCCCACACCTGCACACCGCACTGCGCCGAGCCCTTACCACCAGCCCGGCCTCCCCGATCCTGGTGATCGACCTGGCCGCCGTCACGTTCTGCGACTCCTGCGGCCTCAACGCCCTGCTTCGTGCCCGTATCGAAGCCGAACGCCGCGGCGCGGCCGTCCGTCTCGCCCGTCCCTCCCGAACCCTCGTCCGGCTCCTGCAGATCACGGGCGCCGACCGGGTCTTCCCCGTCGACCACGACGTGCCCGCCGAGGCACCCCCCGGAACTGCTCGGTTACCCCCGGCGACCGGGCCGGCGTTCGCCGGCGATCGTGGCGGCGGATGA